A genomic region of Runella rosea contains the following coding sequences:
- a CDS encoding S41 family peptidase, with translation MSSISKFAIAALVAFSVLAVSCKQNDPDPQSSTTTPTTTTTTADIRDSLWAYMQDVYLWYDKLPTNFNPRNYSSPETEMDALRAYQPLDQWSFVEKAADFNSYFSDGETSDFGFWIKFDANNDLRVRYVYAQSPAGKAGIERGWKLTSVDGKSIATLSDDAIISAFYDATSTTFGFLKPDGSSVTIPLTTATYTMNTVLYSNTYEVAGKKIGYFVFNSFTGTPSQNELKAVLSSFETAGINELIVDLRYNGGGDVDTQTMLANALAPTSVTRSSVMFSYQHNQKLAQWNETIRFAKTGSLNLSRIFFITTSSSASASELLINNLKPYLDVKLIGSATHGKPVGMYGFEVMDYVIAPIAFKTVNAKNVGDYYDGIAVDASVSDGLDKNWGNPLENCLATAFNYIQTGSFTITANARLSAEQELKNNSFDKKSVRDLVVKHRSTP, from the coding sequence ATGAGCAGTATCTCAAAATTTGCGATTGCAGCATTGGTAGCTTTTAGCGTGTTGGCCGTAAGCTGCAAACAAAACGATCCCGACCCACAAAGTTCCACTACCACTCCTACCACCACAACGACCACGGCCGACATTCGGGATTCGTTGTGGGCCTATATGCAAGATGTGTACTTGTGGTACGACAAACTACCCACCAATTTTAACCCTCGAAACTACAGCAGTCCTGAAACTGAAATGGACGCTTTGCGGGCCTATCAGCCCCTCGACCAATGGTCGTTTGTAGAAAAAGCGGCCGATTTCAACAGTTATTTTTCCGACGGAGAAACCAGCGACTTTGGCTTTTGGATAAAGTTTGACGCCAACAACGACCTGCGCGTTCGGTACGTGTACGCTCAATCTCCAGCGGGTAAAGCGGGCATTGAGCGTGGTTGGAAACTGACCTCGGTGGACGGAAAATCCATCGCCACTCTATCGGACGATGCCATTATCAGCGCCTTTTATGACGCCACTTCCACCACGTTTGGATTTCTGAAGCCCGACGGAAGCTCAGTAACTATTCCACTGACTACCGCAACCTATACCATGAACACCGTTTTATATTCAAATACGTACGAAGTAGCTGGTAAGAAAATTGGGTATTTTGTTTTTAACAGCTTCACGGGAACACCTTCACAAAACGAGCTCAAAGCGGTGTTGAGCAGCTTTGAAACCGCTGGCATCAATGAACTCATCGTGGATTTGCGCTACAACGGCGGGGGCGATGTAGACACCCAAACCATGCTCGCCAACGCCCTTGCGCCCACAAGCGTGACGCGCTCATCCGTGATGTTCAGCTATCAGCACAACCAAAAATTGGCGCAGTGGAACGAAACCATTCGATTTGCCAAAACGGGCTCCCTCAACCTGTCACGTATTTTCTTTATCACCACTTCGTCTTCTGCTTCTGCGTCTGAATTGCTCATTAATAATTTAAAGCCTTACCTCGACGTAAAACTCATCGGCAGCGCCACCCACGGCAAACCCGTCGGCATGTATGGCTTTGAGGTCATGGATTACGTGATTGCCCCCATTGCGTTCAAGACCGTCAACGCCAAAAACGTCGGTGATTATTACGATGGTATTGCGGTTGATGCTTCGGTGTCCGATGGGCTGGACAAAAACTGGGGGAATCCGCTCGAAAACTGTCTGGCAACGGCCTTTAATTACATCCAAACGGGTAGCTTTACCATTACAGCCAACGCGCGTCTTTCAGCCGAACAGGAGCTAAAAAACAACTCATTCGACAAAAAATCCGTCAGGGATTTAGTGGTTAAGCACCGCAGCACACCCTAA
- a CDS encoding dioxygenase family protein: MERKDFLKKSLSFLGIAAVTPLVGACSKSDVDPTTTTTTTGSTNGTTGSTCDVTPSETEGPFPTKTPSSLVLKDIRSDRTGIPMTATITIRNKANDCKALEGALVDIWHCDAAGNYSEYGGTGMQSTNYTAVHFLRGRQITDASGNVGFTTIFPGWYSGRAVHIHVHIYNAAGKSLLVTQIAFPAAICDTVFTTATNFYTKGKADTTNERDNVFSDGFANEMATITGSVANGYALTHTIVVSA; this comes from the coding sequence ATGGAACGCAAGGATTTTTTGAAAAAAAGTTTGTCATTTTTGGGAATTGCCGCCGTCACGCCGTTGGTAGGGGCTTGCAGCAAATCGGACGTTGACCCTACTACTACCACCACCACTACGGGGTCTACCAATGGCACCACGGGCAGCACTTGCGACGTCACTCCTTCCGAGACCGAAGGGCCTTTTCCCACCAAAACCCCTAGCTCGCTGGTGTTGAAAGACATTCGTTCTGACCGTACGGGCATTCCGATGACCGCCACGATTACCATCAGAAACAAAGCCAATGATTGTAAAGCCCTCGAAGGTGCTTTGGTAGATATTTGGCATTGCGATGCCGCAGGCAATTATTCAGAATACGGCGGAACGGGAATGCAGAGTACCAATTACACGGCAGTTCATTTTTTAAGGGGCCGCCAAATAACCGACGCGAGCGGCAACGTAGGCTTTACCACGATTTTCCCAGGTTGGTATTCGGGCCGTGCGGTGCATATTCACGTTCACATCTACAACGCCGCTGGCAAATCGCTGTTGGTTACGCAAATAGCCTTTCCCGCCGCAATCTGTGACACGGTATTTACCACGGCAACGAATTTTTATACCAAAGGAAAAGCCGACACCACCAACGAAAGAGACAACGTTTTCAGCGATGGTTTTGCCAATGAGATGGCTACCATAACGGGCAGTGTAGCCAACGGGTACGCTTTAACACATACCATAGTGGTCAGTGCCTAA
- a CDS encoding pirin family protein, translated as MTQIEATIFLAEQRGCSQTDWFRSFHGFNFGAYHSEHRQPFGRLKVFNDDTLAAQKSLKMQIDENTEVILLPLVGAIEYRNSLGGAGFVEAGQVQIFSATQGMEYEIANPYPDELVNFIQIWLMGNEQEFTPSLIQKSFDFQQKNQLHLILSTQTKAYIGQFGGREEGVYEVQHPDTHGIFVFVIEGAFEVQNRLLHPRDGLALQGLDTVEFEALSNDAILLLLEISLEPYVAS; from the coding sequence ATGACCCAAATTGAAGCAACGATTTTTTTGGCCGAGCAACGCGGCTGTTCGCAAACCGATTGGTTTCGGAGTTTTCATGGCTTCAATTTTGGGGCATACCATAGCGAGCACCGTCAGCCGTTTGGCCGATTGAAGGTTTTTAATGACGACACCCTCGCTGCCCAAAAAAGCCTTAAAATGCAGATAGATGAAAACACAGAAGTGATTTTGCTGCCCCTCGTAGGAGCCATTGAATACCGCAATAGCTTAGGAGGAGCTGGTTTTGTAGAAGCAGGGCAGGTGCAAATTTTCTCCGCAACCCAAGGCATGGAGTACGAAATCGCCAATCCATATCCTGACGAGTTGGTCAATTTTATACAGATTTGGCTCATGGGAAATGAGCAAGAATTTACGCCAAGTTTAATCCAAAAATCGTTTGATTTCCAACAAAAAAATCAATTACACCTTATTCTCTCCACCCAAACAAAGGCCTACATTGGTCAATTCGGCGGGCGGGAAGAAGGGGTTTATGAAGTGCAACATCCCGATACGCATGGGATTTTTGTATTTGTTATTGAGGGCGCTTTTGAAGTACAAAACCGCCTGCTTCACCCACGCGACGGCCTTGCCCTGCAAGGACTAGACACAGTTGAATTTGAGGCCCTTTCCAACGATGCCATTCTCCTTTTATTGGAAATATCGCTTGAACCGTATGTGGCCAGCTAA
- a CDS encoding peptidase M10 — translation MAALAIRNEQSQIVTISAKLIFYGTQATNELAKKIATEIRDMYHEPKAFVNLNGTVYEVHMRIEYEVFSFEEVIPLAFKNTNFRYNFIRLEAQNHVTRSFMGFGLGDNVGHWITSDNLGDSTTAAHEFGHALGLDHPERYDFRGLGNPGIMAPRGTIVDAHLQWNPAVAAGEYGGTLKPFHRRVQAYEIEAIFNNLDFDSNGYAEIGHLSNVLFTENGDPLNIIF, via the coding sequence ATGGCCGCTTTAGCAATCCGAAACGAACAAAGTCAAATCGTTACCATCTCTGCCAAGCTTATTTTCTACGGCACCCAAGCTACTAATGAGTTAGCAAAAAAAATAGCCACCGAAATTCGTGACATGTACCACGAACCCAAGGCGTTTGTAAACCTAAACGGTACCGTTTACGAAGTTCATATGCGGATTGAATATGAAGTGTTTAGCTTTGAAGAAGTGATTCCATTGGCTTTCAAAAACACCAATTTTCGTTACAATTTCATTCGCCTCGAAGCCCAGAACCACGTTACGCGCTCGTTCATGGGCTTTGGTTTAGGCGATAACGTCGGGCACTGGATTACGTCCGACAATTTGGGAGACTCTACCACCGCTGCTCACGAATTCGGCCACGCCTTAGGACTTGACCATCCTGAGCGTTATGATTTCCGAGGCTTGGGCAACCCTGGTATCATGGCTCCGCGCGGCACGATTGTCGATGCGCATTTGCAATGGAATCCCGCCGTAGCAGCCGGCGAATACGGCGGCACACTCAAGCCCTTTCACCGCCGCGTGCAAGCCTACGAAATTGAGGCAATTTTTAATAATTTGGATTTTGACAGCAACGGCTACGCCGAAATCGGGCATTTGAGTAATGTGCTGTTCACAGAAAATGGTGACCCACTGAATATCATTTTTTAA
- a CDS encoding DUF5686 and carboxypeptidase regulatory-like domain-containing protein gives MKNKLLLTSLFLLPFLSFSQEYYTLRGYVYSENNEPLAGASIRVVNNNTGTVTNAQGKYEIKLLEGLNRISVSSMAYQTEVFEVVANKDLVKNIFLKIDHKQLDEVVVKIKKKDESYEVIKKVLENKEAILKQYQNYKAKAYIKSVEVVEKKVVKKKDEDLPPKPDEQLQINEKSLTPKDSIPNLNIFECQLIRHQSNSGQQKEEREAVKRIGDQSTLFFKSVTDGEFNFYQNHQKIAKIGDNEITSPLSDLTFLSYKFQLLKYYFVGQDKIFQIKVTPRALGNALYEGTIEVLEDKWVLRNVDLKLTKRGLLRYDEFGVKQEFENIQNRWVPSKITYTWKVKEGGTKKSGKTEVIHSDYAFDLNLPKRFFGDEVGVTTENAYKRDSVFWEKIRPHPLTKDEQKVIKEKERLERLQNSKAYLDSIDKIYNRITLPKVLYLGMGHINREKKNNWYFDPILGLVDPLAIGGWRIRYGLGYYKRQENRKQVWINTNLTYGFKNDDLRGYVNLNYFYNPLKVSNIYFAVGSGFNVINGAATLSDIARRSNFYKNKYAEIRHRTELFNGFYLNTQMYYENRSDLTDFKFGSLGDKIFSNNTPQSFPTSHVYRTNIGIEYTPRQLYLREPNEKVILGSKYPTFSVNIDRAWPISGQNNNVFTHLSASVRQTFNIGIIGTSEYRLNVGKFLDTTSLAVMDYKYMRGGDNYFFSPAMLTYQLIPKTFPVFNWYFESHYVHQFNGFLTSKIPLFNKTKIREVAGAGFLYVPERKYQYSEVFFGLNRVFKIGRERIRLGAYYVIGQSNDFGVRNGFKFSLEPYNHSKNTWSF, from the coding sequence TTGAAAAACAAACTACTGCTAACCAGCCTTTTCCTGCTGCCTTTTTTATCCTTTTCTCAAGAGTATTATACACTGCGCGGCTACGTCTATTCCGAAAACAACGAGCCGTTGGCAGGTGCTTCGATTCGGGTGGTCAACAACAATACGGGCACGGTAACCAACGCGCAAGGCAAGTATGAAATCAAACTATTGGAAGGTTTGAACCGCATTTCGGTTTCTTCCATGGCCTATCAAACGGAGGTATTTGAGGTGGTGGCTAATAAAGATTTGGTAAAGAATATTTTCCTAAAAATTGACCATAAGCAGTTGGATGAGGTCGTGGTGAAAATCAAAAAGAAAGATGAATCGTATGAAGTCATTAAAAAAGTGCTTGAAAACAAGGAAGCAATTTTAAAACAATACCAAAACTACAAAGCCAAGGCGTACATCAAAAGTGTGGAGGTAGTTGAAAAGAAAGTTGTAAAAAAGAAAGACGAAGATTTGCCTCCAAAGCCAGACGAGCAACTTCAAATCAACGAAAAATCACTAACTCCTAAAGACAGCATTCCCAATCTCAACATTTTTGAGTGCCAACTCATCAGGCACCAAAGCAATAGCGGTCAGCAAAAAGAAGAGCGGGAGGCCGTCAAGAGAATCGGCGACCAAAGCACCCTTTTTTTCAAATCAGTCACCGACGGGGAGTTTAATTTTTACCAAAATCACCAAAAAATAGCCAAAATCGGTGACAACGAAATCACTTCTCCTTTGAGCGACCTTACTTTTCTGAGTTATAAATTTCAGTTGCTCAAGTACTATTTTGTGGGTCAGGACAAGATATTTCAAATCAAAGTCACTCCCCGCGCCTTGGGCAACGCGCTGTATGAGGGTACAATAGAGGTGTTGGAAGACAAATGGGTACTACGAAATGTGGATTTGAAATTAACCAAAAGAGGGCTGCTGCGTTATGACGAATTTGGGGTAAAGCAGGAATTTGAAAACATTCAAAACCGTTGGGTTCCGTCAAAAATTACTTATACGTGGAAAGTCAAAGAAGGCGGGACGAAAAAATCTGGCAAGACCGAAGTCATTCACTCCGACTATGCATTTGACCTGAATTTACCCAAACGATTTTTTGGGGATGAAGTAGGCGTCACAACCGAAAATGCCTACAAAAGAGATTCTGTATTTTGGGAGAAAATCAGGCCTCATCCCCTCACCAAAGACGAGCAAAAGGTCATCAAGGAAAAAGAACGGCTTGAAAGATTGCAAAACTCAAAAGCCTATTTAGATTCTATCGACAAGATTTACAATCGAATCACGCTTCCCAAAGTCCTCTATTTGGGCATGGGCCACATCAATCGCGAAAAGAAAAACAATTGGTATTTTGACCCAATTTTGGGTCTTGTTGACCCTTTGGCCATCGGTGGCTGGCGAATTCGATACGGTTTGGGTTATTATAAGCGTCAGGAGAACCGTAAACAGGTGTGGATCAATACGAACTTAACATATGGCTTTAAAAACGACGACCTGAGGGGGTATGTCAACCTAAATTATTTTTACAATCCGCTCAAAGTATCCAACATTTACTTTGCAGTCGGGTCGGGTTTCAACGTTATTAATGGGGCCGCCACCTTGAGCGATATAGCCCGACGCAGCAATTTTTATAAAAATAAGTATGCCGAAATTCGCCACCGTACCGAACTCTTCAACGGGTTTTATCTCAATACGCAAATGTATTATGAAAACCGCAGCGATTTGACAGATTTTAAATTTGGGTCTTTGGGCGATAAAATTTTCAGTAACAATACCCCGCAATCCTTCCCCACCAGTCATGTGTACCGAACCAACATCGGCATCGAATACACCCCTCGGCAGTTGTATTTGAGAGAACCCAATGAAAAAGTAATTCTGGGCTCAAAATACCCCACTTTCAGCGTTAATATAGACCGCGCATGGCCCATTAGCGGGCAAAACAACAACGTATTTACCCACTTGTCAGCCTCTGTTCGGCAAACTTTCAACATTGGTATCATCGGCACCTCCGAATACCGGCTCAACGTTGGAAAGTTTCTGGATACCACCAGCTTAGCGGTGATGGATTACAAATACATGCGGGGCGGCGACAACTATTTTTTCTCCCCCGCCATGCTTACTTACCAACTGATTCCCAAGACGTTCCCTGTCTTCAATTGGTATTTTGAATCGCACTACGTGCATCAGTTCAACGGTTTTCTCACGAGCAAGATACCGTTATTCAACAAAACCAAGATTAGAGAAGTGGCAGGGGCTGGTTTTTTATACGTTCCCGAACGAAAATACCAATACTCGGAAGTATTTTTTGGATTGAACCGGGTCTTCAAAATAGGCCGAGAAAGAATACGCCTCGGCGCGTATTATGTCATTGGCCAATCCAACGACTTTGGCGTCAGAAATGGTTTCAAATTTTCTTTAGAGCCTTACAACCACAGTAAGAATACGTGGAGTTTTTGA